The Styela clava chromosome 10, kaStyClav1.hap1.2, whole genome shotgun sequence genome window below encodes:
- the LOC120337403 gene encoding uncharacterized protein LOC120337403 yields the protein MASSSASWVKFFKDAGIPADQSAKYAVMFSDHRIQKGMLGDLDRDILSDIGIKAVGDKMAIMKHAKFVDDQTKRDASSKILADGIKTLENRTSKGSSPAQRMINHSINSRSPSGRNSPKIVVENAEKPKNFAEDFDPRKTVFDRLGVDSPNKSPSKSSGIFKRLGGELPSEELPYAGILKKPSSPVTTKKKILIVKKAKSTSVLDRLGVQKSPPQVVKKPVTVTMAKKVVSIKKKPVAVATTTSPTKVLIKRNVETTKTGIKRSSNVLDRLGDIVTSTTKQTEEATEESPAVKRKLIVVGQKKKPATLKRKSTGDIREKISAKKPISSNTVSSTSSAGIFKGAAQASSSVFARLGAK from the exons ATGGCGTCGTCATCTGCCAGTTGGGTTAAATTCTTCAAAGATGCTGGAATTCCAGCTGATCAAAGTGCGAAGTACGCTGTGATGTTTTCAGATCACAG AATACAGAAAGGAATGCTCGGTGATTTGGATCGCGATATTTTATCCGACATCGGAATAAAAGCTGTCGGGGATAAAATGGCGATTATGAAGCACGCCAAGTTCGTGGATGACCAAACAAAGCGTGACGCTTCTTCGAAGATTCTTGCAGACGGAATTAAGACTCTTGAAAATCGTACGAGTAAGGGATCGTCACCGGCACAAAGAATGATTAACCATAGCATTAATAGCCGTTCACCTTCTGGTAGAAATTCTCCTAAAATTGTTGTCGAAAATGCAGAAAAACCGAAAAATTTTGCTGAAGATTTTGACCCAAGAAAGACGGTGTTTGATAGACTAGGGGTCGATTCACCGAACAAATCGCCTTCCAAAAGTAGCGGGATATTTAAGCGGCTTGGAGGGGAATTACCCAGCGAGGAACTCCCTTACGCTGGCATATTGAAAAAGCCGTCATCGCCTGTgacaacaaaaaagaaaattctCATCGTTAAAAAGGCAAAGTCAACGAGTGTTCTCGATCGGCTTGGAGTGCAAAAGTCCCCTCCCCAAGTTGTTAAAAAACCCGTTACTGTCACCATGGCAAAGAAAGTTGTTTCAATTAAAAAGAAACCTGTTGCCGTAGCAACAACGACATCACCAACCAAAGTTTTAATCAAGAGAAATGTAGAAACGACAAAAACTGGGATTAAAAGGTCATCTAATGTACTTGATCGTCTCGGAGATATCGTTACAAGCACAACGAAGCAAACCGAAGAAGCGACTGAGGAATCTCCAGCTGTTAAAAGAAAATTAATAGTTGTCGGACAAAAGAAAAAACCTGCAACTTTGAAACGCAAATCGACCGGTGACATTCGGGAGAAAATTTCTGCTAAGAAGCCTATTTCAAGTAACACTGTGTCCAGTACTTCTTCTGCTGGGATTTTTAAAGGTGCAGCTCAGGCCAGTTCTAGTGTCTTTGCTCGCCTCGGTGCCAAATGA